DNA sequence from the Bacillota bacterium genome:
CCAGCCGTTCATGGTGAGATACCGGGCCACGACATCGCCTATGGAGTAGTTCCTCACGTGACCCATGTGGACCCGTCCAGATGGGTAAGGGAACATCTCTAGCAGATAGAACTTCGGCAGGTTCGGATCCTCCGTGACCTTGTAAAGTCCCTCCCGCTCCCACTCCGACTGCCACCTGGATTCGATGTCCTCAAAGAAGTACTTGTCACGCATGCCCATCCCCCTCCCGATACCTCTGCCAATCGGGTAGAAGGGGGCGGCTAGCCCCCGTCCTCCCACACCACCGTACGTACCGTTCGGTATACGGCGGTTCATTAGACTAACGATACGAGCTGTAGAGATCCGATAGACTCAGGAGCCCTTGGTTTCGCCAGTAGGCGAGGCCGAGGGCTTTGCTCAACTGAGGAGTGAGCGCAAGCCTCCGGTACCCCTTGCGGGACCCGCTTATGTTCCTAGCCCAATCCTCTGGAATGCCCAGGGCGACGAGGTTTCGACGCCTGGTCAAGGGCCTCTTCCACTGCCCGAGCAGGCACATCCGCAGCCGTCTCCGTATCCATTCGCCGAGCCCGTGGAAGACGCTCGGGGTCTCAGCCATCCTGAAGCAACCCATCCAACCCCGGAGGCAGACATTCAGCGCGGAGATCCTATGTCCCATGTTCCTGCCGTTGCTGCGGCCGGTGATCTCGCGGATCCTTCCGGGGAACCTCTCACGAGCCTTAGCCGCTAGACGGACACGGGGCTTACGCTCCTGGGTGAACGAGAACCCCAGGAACCCTCGCTTCCACGGCCGGTCG
Encoded proteins:
- a CDS encoding group II intron reverse transcriptase/maturase; the encoded protein is DRPWKRGFLGFSFTQERKPRVRLAAKARERFPGRIREITGRSNGRNMGHRISALNVCLRGWMGCFRMAETPSVFHGLGEWIRRRLRMCLLGQWKRPLTRRRNLVALGIPEDWARNISGSRKGYRRLALTPQLSKALGLAYWRNQGLLSLSDLYSSYR